The Corvus moneduloides isolate bCorMon1 chromosome 28, bCorMon1.pri, whole genome shotgun sequence genome contains a region encoding:
- the RAB8A gene encoding ras-related protein Rab-8A has translation MGVRRAGPLPTNMAKTYDYLFKLLLIGDSGVGKTCALFRFSEDAFNATFISTIGIDFKIRTIELDGKRIKLQIWDTAGQERFRTITTAYYRGAMGIMLVYDITNEKSFENIRNWVRNIEEHASPDVEKMILGNKCDANDKRQVSREQGEKLAASFGIKFMETSAKANINIENAFFTLARDIKAKMDKKLEGNSPQGSNQGVKITQDQQKKSSFFRCVLL, from the exons ATGGGCgtgcggcgggcggggccgctGCCCACAAACATGGCGAAGACCTACGACTACCTGTTCAAGCTGCTGCTGATCGGCGACTCGGGCGTAGGCAAGACCTGCGCCCTGTTCCGCTTCTCCGAGGACGCCTTCAACGCCACGTTCATTTCCACCATCG GTATTGACTTTAAAATTAGAACGATAGAGCTCGATGGCAAGAGAATCAAACTGCAGATCTG GGACACGGCTGGGCAGGAGCGATTCCGGACCATCACAACCGCCTACTACAGGGGAGCCATG GGCATTATGTTAGTGTATGACATCACCAATGAAAAGTCTTTTGAAAATATTCGGAACTGGGTGAGGAATATTGAAGAG CATGCCTCTCCAGATGTTGAAAAAATGATCCTGGGGAACAAATGTGATGCAAATGACAAAAGACAAGTCTCTAGAGAGCAAGGGGAGAAG CTTGCTGCAAGTTTTGGGATTAAATTCATGGAGACCAGTGCGAAAGCAAATATAAACATAGAGAAT GCATTTTTCACTCTTGCAAGAGATATCAAAGCAAAAATGGACAAGAAGTTG GAAGGCAATAGCCCACAAGGCAGCAACCAGGGAGTCAAAATCACACAAgaccagcaaaagaaaagcagctttttccgATGTGTTCTTCTGTGA
- the TPM4 gene encoding tropomyosin alpha-4 chain isoform X2 codes for MEAIKKKMQMLKLDKENAIDRAEQAETDKKAAEDKCKQVEDELVALQKKLKGTEDELDKYSEALKDAQEKLEQAEKKATDAEGEVAALNRRIQLVEEELDRAQERLATALQKLEEAEKAADESERGMKVIENRAMKDEEKMEIQEMQLKEAKHIAEEADRKYEEVARKLVILEGELERAEERAEVSEVKCSDLEEELKNVTNNLKSLEAQSEKYSEKEDKYEEEIKILSDKLKEAETRAEFAERTVAKLEKSIDDLEDELYAQKLKYKAISEELDHALNDMTSL; via the exons ATGGAAGCTATCAAGAAAAAGATGCAGATGTTGAAGTTAGACAAGGAGAATGCCATTGACAGAGCAGAACAGGCTGAGACGGATAAGAAGGCAGCTGAGGACAAATGCAAGCAG GTAGAGGATGAGCTGGTAGCTCTGCAGAAGAAGTTGAAAGGAACTGAAGATGAGCTGGATAAGTACTCAGAGGCTCTCAAAGATGCCCAGGAGAAACTGGAGCAGGCTGAGAAGAAGGCCACTGAT GCTGAAGGTGAGGTGGCAGCTCTGAACAGACGCATCCAGCTTGTGGAAGAGGAATTGGATCGTGCCCAGGAACGACtggccacagccctgcagaaactggaggaggctgagaaagcagcagatgaGAGTGAGAG AGGAATGAAGGTTATTGAGAACAGAGCAAtgaaagatgaagagaaaatggaaattcaggAAATGCAGTTGAAGGAGGCCAAGCACATTGCTGAAGAAGCCGACCGCAAATATGAGGAG GTTGCCCGTAAACTGGTTATTTTGGAGGGTGAACTGGAAAGAGCTGAGGAGCGTGCAGAGGTGTCTGAAGT TAAATGTAGTGACCTTGAAGAGGAGTTAAAGAACGTCACAAACAACCTGAAATCTTTGGAAGCTCAGTCTGAAAAG TACTcggaaaaagaagataaatatgAAGAAGAAATCAAGATTCTCTCTGACAAGCTGAAAGAA GCTGAAACTCGTGCAGAATTTGCAGAGAGAACTGTTGCCAAACTGGAAAAGTCTATTGATGACCTGGAAG ACGAGCTCTACGCTCAGAAGCTGAAGTACAAAGCCATCAGTGAGGAGCTTGATCATGCCCTCAACGACATGACCTCTTTGTGA
- the TPM4 gene encoding tropomyosin alpha-4 chain isoform X3, whose translation MAAPSSLEAVKRKIQCLQQQADEAEDRAQVLQRELDLERDLREKAEGEVAALNRRIQLVEEELDRAQERLATALQKLEEAEKAADESERGMKVIENRAMKDEEKMEIQEMQLKEAKHIAEEADRKYEEVARKLVILEGELERAEERAEVSEVKCSDLEEELKNVTNNLKSLEAQSEKYSEKEDKYEEEIKILSDKLKEAETRAEFAERTVAKLEKSIDDLEEKLAQAKEENLGLHQTLDQTLNELNCI comes from the exons ATGGCCGCGCCGAGCTCCCTGGAAGCCGTGAAGAGGAAGATCCAGTGCCTGCAGCAACAGGCGGATGAGGCGGAGGATCGCGCCCAGGTCCTCCAGCGGGAGCTGGACCTGGAACGGGACCTGCGGGAGAAA GCTGAAGGTGAGGTGGCAGCTCTGAACAGACGCATCCAGCTTGTGGAAGAGGAATTGGATCGTGCCCAGGAACGACtggccacagccctgcagaaactggaggaggctgagaaagcagcagatgaGAGTGAGAG AGGAATGAAGGTTATTGAGAACAGAGCAAtgaaagatgaagagaaaatggaaattcaggAAATGCAGTTGAAGGAGGCCAAGCACATTGCTGAAGAAGCCGACCGCAAATATGAGGAG GTTGCCCGTAAACTGGTTATTTTGGAGGGTGAACTGGAAAGAGCTGAGGAGCGTGCAGAGGTGTCTGAAGT TAAATGTAGTGACCTTGAAGAGGAGTTAAAGAACGTCACAAACAACCTGAAATCTTTGGAAGCTCAGTCTGAAAAG TACTcggaaaaagaagataaatatgAAGAAGAAATCAAGATTCTCTCTGACAAGCTGAAAGAA GCTGAAACTCGTGCAGAATTTGCAGAGAGAACTGTTGCCAAACTGGAAAAGTCTATTGATGACCTGGAAG AAAAACTTGCTCAAGCCAAAGAGGAGAACTTGGGCTTGCACCAGACACTGGACCAGACGCTAAATGAACTGAACTGTATATGA
- the CIB3 gene encoding calcium and integrin-binding family member 3, with product MGNKQTIFTQEQLDAYQDCTFFTRKEILRLFYRYRDLAPQLVPLDYTDKPAVTLPYELIGSMPELKDNPFRQRIAEVFSEHGDGNMTLDDFLDMFSVLSEMAPRDLKAYYAFKIYDFNNDDYICKSDLEKTVNKLTRNELTPEEVSLVCEKVIYEADVDNDGKLSLEDFQHMIVRAPDFLSTFHIRI from the exons ATGGGCAACAAGCAAACCATTTTCACTCAAGAGCAACTGGATGCATATCAG GACTGCACATTCTtcacaaggaaagaaattttgAG GCTGTTTTACAGGTACCGAGATCTGGCCCCGCAGCTCGTTCCCCTTGACTACACTGACAAACCAGCCGTGACACTTCCCTACGAGCTCATTGGCAGCATGCCAGAGCTCAAG GACAACCCATTTCGCCAGCGGATAGCAGAAGTGTTCTCAGAGCACGGAGATGGCAACATGACTTTAGATGACTTTTTGGACATGTTTTCTGTGCTAAGTGAAATGGCTCCCAGAGACTTGAAAGCttattatgcttttaaaatttatg ATTTCAACAATGATGATTACATATGCAAATCAGATCTAGAGAAAACTGTTAACAAATTAACCCGAAATGAATTGACCCCGGAAGAAGTCAGCCTTGTGTGTGAAAAGGTGATTTACGAGGCCGATGTGGATAATGATGGCAAACTGTCCTTGGAAGACTTTCAGCATATGATCGTACGAGCTCCAGATTTCCTCAG CACCTTTCATATTCGAATCTGA
- the TPM4 gene encoding tropomyosin alpha-4 chain isoform X4, with translation MAAPSSLEAVKRKIQCLQQQADEAEDRAQVLQRELDLERDLREKAEGEVAALNRRIQLVEEELDRAQERLATALQKLEEAEKAADESERGMKVIENRAMKDEEKMEIQEMQLKEAKHIAEEADRKYEEVARKLVILEGELERAEERAEVSEVKCSDLEEELKNVTNNLKSLEAQSEKYSEKEDKYEEEIKILSDKLKEAETRAEFAERTVAKLEKSIDDLEDELYAQKLKYKAISEELDHALNDMTSL, from the exons ATGGCCGCGCCGAGCTCCCTGGAAGCCGTGAAGAGGAAGATCCAGTGCCTGCAGCAACAGGCGGATGAGGCGGAGGATCGCGCCCAGGTCCTCCAGCGGGAGCTGGACCTGGAACGGGACCTGCGGGAGAAA GCTGAAGGTGAGGTGGCAGCTCTGAACAGACGCATCCAGCTTGTGGAAGAGGAATTGGATCGTGCCCAGGAACGACtggccacagccctgcagaaactggaggaggctgagaaagcagcagatgaGAGTGAGAG AGGAATGAAGGTTATTGAGAACAGAGCAAtgaaagatgaagagaaaatggaaattcaggAAATGCAGTTGAAGGAGGCCAAGCACATTGCTGAAGAAGCCGACCGCAAATATGAGGAG GTTGCCCGTAAACTGGTTATTTTGGAGGGTGAACTGGAAAGAGCTGAGGAGCGTGCAGAGGTGTCTGAAGT TAAATGTAGTGACCTTGAAGAGGAGTTAAAGAACGTCACAAACAACCTGAAATCTTTGGAAGCTCAGTCTGAAAAG TACTcggaaaaagaagataaatatgAAGAAGAAATCAAGATTCTCTCTGACAAGCTGAAAGAA GCTGAAACTCGTGCAGAATTTGCAGAGAGAACTGTTGCCAAACTGGAAAAGTCTATTGATGACCTGGAAG ACGAGCTCTACGCTCAGAAGCTGAAGTACAAAGCCATCAGTGAGGAGCTTGATCATGCCCTCAACGACATGACCTCTTTGTGA
- the TPM4 gene encoding tropomyosin alpha-4 chain isoform X1, producing MEAIKKKMQMLKLDKENAIDRAEQAETDKKAAEDKCKQVEDELVALQKKLKGTEDELDKYSEALKDAQEKLEQAEKKATDAEGEVAALNRRIQLVEEELDRAQERLATALQKLEEAEKAADESERGMKVIENRAMKDEEKMEIQEMQLKEAKHIAEEADRKYEEVARKLVILEGELERAEERAEVSEVKCSDLEEELKNVTNNLKSLEAQSEKYSEKEDKYEEEIKILSDKLKEAETRAEFAERTVAKLEKSIDDLEEKLAQAKEENLGLHQTLDQTLNELNCI from the exons ATGGAAGCTATCAAGAAAAAGATGCAGATGTTGAAGTTAGACAAGGAGAATGCCATTGACAGAGCAGAACAGGCTGAGACGGATAAGAAGGCAGCTGAGGACAAATGCAAGCAG GTAGAGGATGAGCTGGTAGCTCTGCAGAAGAAGTTGAAAGGAACTGAAGATGAGCTGGATAAGTACTCAGAGGCTCTCAAAGATGCCCAGGAGAAACTGGAGCAGGCTGAGAAGAAGGCCACTGAT GCTGAAGGTGAGGTGGCAGCTCTGAACAGACGCATCCAGCTTGTGGAAGAGGAATTGGATCGTGCCCAGGAACGACtggccacagccctgcagaaactggaggaggctgagaaagcagcagatgaGAGTGAGAG AGGAATGAAGGTTATTGAGAACAGAGCAAtgaaagatgaagagaaaatggaaattcaggAAATGCAGTTGAAGGAGGCCAAGCACATTGCTGAAGAAGCCGACCGCAAATATGAGGAG GTTGCCCGTAAACTGGTTATTTTGGAGGGTGAACTGGAAAGAGCTGAGGAGCGTGCAGAGGTGTCTGAAGT TAAATGTAGTGACCTTGAAGAGGAGTTAAAGAACGTCACAAACAACCTGAAATCTTTGGAAGCTCAGTCTGAAAAG TACTcggaaaaagaagataaatatgAAGAAGAAATCAAGATTCTCTCTGACAAGCTGAAAGAA GCTGAAACTCGTGCAGAATTTGCAGAGAGAACTGTTGCCAAACTGGAAAAGTCTATTGATGACCTGGAAG AAAAACTTGCTCAAGCCAAAGAGGAGAACTTGGGCTTGCACCAGACACTGGACCAGACGCTAAATGAACTGAACTGTATATGA